The following nucleotide sequence is from Odocoileus virginianus isolate 20LAN1187 ecotype Illinois chromosome 18, Ovbor_1.2, whole genome shotgun sequence.
CTCGCTTTTTAAATGCCTAGCTCCTTCTTACCCTTTAAGTTTCAGCTTAAATCTTCCCTCCTCAGAGAGACCTTTACTGATCCCCGCTAGGGAAGATAGGCTCATCTCAGCCCCATCTTGacactcttctttttctttatttcaccttcacctatcaaaaatattttttctgtcttccctGATAATACATCTATCATGTCAATAATTATATTCCCAGTGGCACTGCACAGTAAATATTCATCCACAGGATAACAAATGAGTGATTTTTCACCTTTCCTGAGAATAACTTACCTTCCTATCTACTAAACCAGGACCTGACACACAGTAGCTACTCAACAAATACTTCTTGACAACTAATATTGCCTCctacaggaagccttccctgatcaccAGGATTCAAGACTTGATTGCACTGAAGTCCTGAGCTCCTTCCCCAAGCCTGTGAACACATAGATTGTGTTCACGTAAATTAGTTATGTAGCTCTTCATAGATGTCTGCTTGTTAAAGTATTCAAGTCCTGTTTAACATCataacaatttttattatttctgtgttCCTACCTTTCATGGTCATGAAATCACTTAAAATCTGTTCTCAAGAgccttatttaaattttattcaaagtATTCTGCGAAAAGAAACATGcctctaagaaaataaatctcctGGCACAAGTACTGATTAACTAGTTACTAGTTAATGAGtccgagaaggcaatggcaacacactccagtactcttgcctggaaaatcccatggacggaggagcctggtgggctgcagcccatggggtctcgaagagtcggacacgactgagcgtcttcactttcacttttcactttcacgcattggagaaggcaatggcaacccactccagtgctctcgcctggagaatcccagggacgggggagcctggtgggctgctgtctatggggctgcacagagttggacatggccgaggtgacctagcagcagcagcagctaatgaGTGACTGGTAACAGgtgatgggaagattcccttctCTCCCAAATACCACTTTCCTTCTGATTGGCAAGAGCTTGGGTATGTCACTTAACATCCCTACCTCTGCGCTGCCTTTTCTGGGTGAAGGAGAGGAATTAGGGAGCCTCAGAGGAGAGGGTGCACTGAGCTCACAACTAACCAGGAGCCCCGGGGTTTGAATGAACTCTGACAGCCCCAAGTCGGTGTCTGAATTATCTTAGGCCTGGACAGAGAAGTCGCCAGGAAAGGCATCCCAGGGGTATCTAGAAATCAGTTTTCCAGGAAACAAAATGCAAGAAAGGATTTCAGATGGGGAGAAGCATCCATAAACTTTGGGCATGACTACTaacttttattgagcatttactagtTTCTGCCACGCAAAGCAGACACTATTAATCTCTCCAATATTCAGAAGAGAAAACCAAAGCACTGAGAAGTTAGGTAGGCATGTCCAATCAAGGTCCCATCAAGATTAATAGGGATTAactggctcaactggaattagtGAGAGAGGTACTGGATATATTTCTTTTGCTATAATATTAATCTTTAAAGGGCAAATCTAGTTCAGGAttttaatatttgcctttttagctatttaaaatggatagaagtgacctaagtgaagtgaaagttgctcagtcgtgtctgactctttgcaaccctacggaccatacagtccatggaattcttcaggccataatggagtggatagccttttccttctccatggggtcttcccaacccagggatgaaacccaggtctcctgcattgcaggcagattctttaccagctgcgccacaagggaggcccaagaatactggagagggtagcctatccattttccagcagatcttcctgatccaggcattggaggcagattctttaccaattgagctatcagggaagccctaaatcggATAGAGGGTACAGTCAGCTTCAGGTAAAGCACGGAGCACTCCTGGCTGTGGGGGCCATGTAACCAAGGTGCTTACTGCCACCTCGTGGCAACCTGTGCTCATTGCCGTGAGGCCATCAAGAATGCCAGGCCTCCAGGTAGAGGTGCTGTAAACCCTAACTTCTGAAGGTGGAATCTATCACATACCACAGGTACTCACTCCTACTTGCAGAAGTTCCTGCCAAATCAGTGTGCTGGGAGAGGTGAAAACGATTTTTCAGCGACTCCACCTTCCTCCCCTATCCCTGCCTTCTTGGGGCAGAATGTGACTTCTAGCTTCCACACTCGCAGAGTATGTGCCTCCTAGGGTACACACATTACTGATGGCAATCTGCTTATCTGTACCCACCCAGAGGGGCCATGAGCATCCTGGCCAGGGGCAGGGACTTGTCTTCCTCATCTTTAGGAATAAGATCCTAGTACACGCCCTGACTAGAGGAGGTATCCAGttaatgtttgtggaatgaatacGAGTGAATGCTGTTGACCCAAACTTGTCATCACTCCGTAGAATTCAGGCAAAGATTAAGCAGTAGTTTATTTGAATACTTTCAATAGTAAAGACTTGAGAGGGGTGGGTAGGCAAATGTCCGGGGCAGAGCAGGGGGCCGGGGTGCCTGGCCTGCTCACAGGGCAGTGGAGGCCCGGAACTTCTGGGTCAAACAGAACACGGCGGCCGTGAGGGCCGTGCACTGACGGGCCAAAAGTTTCACGCTCAGGTCGCGGTACCCTCGCTCACAGGTCAGCCGAGCGGCCTCCACAAACTCGTGGTAGGTATGCACCACATCCCTCAGGTTCCCCGCCGCCTCCCTGCGGCGGCCGGAGCAGCGGCGGCAGTCCGTGAGCTGCAGGCACAGGCCGGCCAGCTGGACCAGGTGCTGGAAGGTGTCCCGCACAGCGCTCTGCATCTCCTCCGGCGTCTGGTCCATCCTGATCACGTGCTGACAGCTCGACAGGAGCTTTTGGGAGCCCGTGCAGAGGCGGCTCCGGCTTTCAGCGAAGTGCCAGGTGCACTTGTCAGGGGGGTGTTTATTCCCATTCCCCCAGGAAGCTTCTAAAATGCCCTGTAATTCCAGCAAGCTCTCCATGAGTTGGATGAAGCCCTCCGGGATGCTGGCGGGGGCATCTCTCAGCTGTCTGAGCGCCCTGGAGCAGTACTCCGGCCAGATGTGGCTGTTCGTCGTTGGGAGCTCGGCGCTGCAGCTGTGGGCCCGGGCAGGCCTCCAGGGCGGGCTCAGCCGGCTTCCTGCAGAGGGCGGCGAGGTGAGGGGGGCTGTAGGACCTGCTTCCGagtctctgccttcctcctctgtctctggctGCAGGCCCCGGAAGCACGTGGCATAGGAAAACTGGCAGCTGCACTGCTCCATGCCCATTCTGGGGGCCCCTGTCTCATTCACACCTGCGAACCCCAAAGACGGGGCTGTCCTGAGACTGGCAGAACCTTTAGGATAGCTCTCTGGGGCAAAGCACAGAAAAGACTTCTCAGCAGGAAGGCAGATGCTAGGCCTTTTGCCTTTGCTTTCTGGCACAGAAAAATGGTTTGAACCTTCTAGGTGGGGCTCCTCTTGGGGACATGGTAGTGGCTCTGGCAGAGAAGGCCCTGGATTCAAAGAGACACGCTGAGGAATGTCCCCAGGGGTTGTGTCTTCCCCTGTCACATGATTAGGTGGCTCCGCCTTGACCTCCTCTAGAGAGAAGGCTGATGAAATGGTCTGGTCCCTAAGCAAGAAATCTGAATTAAAATCCAACTCTGCCAATAGTTTTTGTTCTTGGGCCTGGCAGGCTTGACCCGGAATTTCTCTGCTTTGGGGTTCTGTAGGGGAACTTGGTGGGGTCTGCTCAGTCCCTGTAACAGGAGTCTCCAAGAAGAGGGAGGCCGCCATGCCACCGGCTGGAGCACTGACACCAGTAGTCTGTGGAAGAACATCCAGCCCATCCTCCTTGGGGTCACCTGGATCCTTCCCAGACTCACCACTAGATGAGCTGCTGTCGTTTCTGTTGGTAACTTCTCTACCATATTCCAGAGATAGTTGTCCTTGCCCCTCCTCTGCAGACAAAGACGCCATCGTGTCTTCCGAATTTATCCCGCACTCATCACTTTTAGGTCCGTCTCGAGAAGACAGCAAAGGCTCTGTGTCCGGGGGGGCAGTTTCTGGCATATCATTTATAAACAGAGGTCCCAATCCTGTTTCTAACTGAACTCCTCCCAGCTCCAGGGTGTCTCCTTGAGCAAGAGTATGTGGCCCCGGGCTGGCGGTCAGGCAGACCCTGTCTGGGTTCACATCAGCACTGGAGAGGGGGGAGGCACTGTTCCCAAGCTCCACGGTGAGTTCTCGGGGGCCACTACCACTCAAGTCTTGAAACGGAGATGAGGTCTGGGGAGGCCCTGCCTGAGCAGTATCTGGGCCAGATGAGCCTGGGTTGAGACCGTGAGGGGTGTTTGCTGGGGAACTGGCGACACCGGAGGTCAGAGGGGCAATCCCAGAATTCTCTTTATGGTTAGGGTCAATCCGGAGGCGAATGGCAGAAATAGATGACACTCGAGAGTCGATGACAGATTTGGTTTCCATGGTCTCCGGCTCCATCTCCATGACCCGGGAGGCTGGGTTTTTGCTCTTGGTCTCCCTCAGGGGAGTCAGCAGCCCCAGGGCCTTGGTCTCCAGGACACCGGGCTCACCCTGCACGTCTTGCAGCGAGGACACAGTCGGGGAGGGCGCAGCGAGGGCCAGGCAGGGCTCCCGGTCATAGTAGCACACGTCGTCCACGCTCTCCAAGGAAGCTGACGGCGCCAGGGGAAACGAGACCTGACAGGTGTAGTCGGTCTGCAGGAAGGACCGTCTTTTCCTCAGGGTCTTGGCATACTTCTTCGCCCCTCCCCTTCTTCTTGGCTGTCTGCCGTCTGGCCCAGGATTCAGGCTGACCTCAGGGCTGCAGGGGCTGGCTTCATTCTGTGATCCTGTGGCACTGGTTTCTACAGCGGAAGCAGCTCTGAGCCCTGAgaatcaagaaaggaaaaagaaggtgaAAAGCAGAAAAACCAAGAGACGCGTAGGTCTCAGGCTCAGGACGCAGGATGGCCTGGGTCTGAATCCCAGCTGGACCGTGTAACCTGGGGCATGTAAAACCTTGAgctcctcagtttcctcttctgaacGATGGGGGTGAGCACTGTGGTACCTGTGTTTTGATTCTGGGTTGCCCAACATCCCGTGCCTTGTCTTTTGGTCAACTTCCTTTCAGGGGATGACATCTCTCCAACCATTATAGACTGCTGAAACTATTAATGAAGGAGCCCTACCCATATCACCCAAGTGGTCAGAGCTATGAGCTAGAAAGTCAATCACaaaatttcctaaaatttcaaacttaaacacattgatagaaaaaataaacaacaacaacagtacaaCCCATTCTTTGCAGCCACGGTATCCTAACAGCACAATGAGGAATCCTGCTGCCTAGCCTCCTGGTCTGGCCTCTGCCTATGTCAGAACCAGGGCTTCACCTCAGCTGGCAATTCTCTAAGCTATTTGACATCCTTCCAACACTGTCACTTCCTCTCATTAACCCAAGTCAGGCAGTACCAGTGATGTCCATCAACACTGCTATGCTGGACAGATGACTTAGTCCCTATCAGGCTCCTAGCACGAGCCTGTGCCTAGCTGGTGTTCACTAAAGGAAGCCTGCGCCATTATTGTTACCATCATCACTACAGGGTGAGCGTTCTGAAGGAGTTTTCTTTTGACAAAAAGTGACTGCGACTCAGTCGCGGGCATGAGGGATCTTGTGCATACCGAGATGGGTATTTCTGAAAGGAGAAACACTTCTATGAAGAAGTCCTGGGAACCAGCCAGAAGGAATTAGGATCACAGGCTAGTGCCTGAGTATCAGAGGGCTCTTATATTTGGACTGGTTTTTTCCAACCTGGCTGAACCTTATTAAAAGCCTCATCAAATCCTACGCTACTCCTCACACCtcctaaatcagaatctctgaggctGGGTCTAGGAATTTATAGTATTTGACTCAGGCCCCTTGGGTGATTTTGATGCCCAGACACCTTTTGAAGGTGCTGCTCTGCTCTAGGGCCCCTCAGCCACCGGCCAAGGGTGTTTCTGAAGCTTAAAAAAGGGAGAGGCTCTCACAGTGAGTCAGAGGCCCAAGCAGACCCCGGCCTGTGAGTCCCAGGTCTGGGCTGTCTTCCCAGCACCTCACTGGCTCTCCATGAAAGAGGAAGTGTCCGATGTGGACCTTATCTCCCTGACTGGACTCCCAGAAAGGAAGGCCTTGACTGATGGTCTGTCTCACCCCCATCGTGTCCCCAGCACAATGGCTGGCTAGTGGGACACGACTGGAGGCAGGGATGGCAGCTGACTGTGTTCTCTGGGGAGCAGTGCAGAACCTGGCCTGGGGTTTCTACTAGTCAGTTAATGAAATCGGGGTAGATGGTGGGGAgtgcattcattcatccatctagcGGCAACTGCCAGGAACTCTGTGGCAGGACAGAGGTGAGTGTCAAATGCACAGTTGCCGAATCACAGAAGCTTTCGCTTTAGTGAAGGAGAGAAATATCCATACAAAGATCACACAAATAAATATGCGGCTACAGGCAGGAAGCACCCAGGGTGTGTGACAGGGGGCAGGGAGACCTCGTCCGGGCGATCTGGTTAACATCCCCAGAGGAGGTGCATTTCCACGTGGGGCCTGAGAGAGAGAAGGGtagcagccaaagatgaaggTAAGGAGTGTTTCAGGTGGACGGAGCGGCACGTGCAAAGGCTGGCGGTAGGAAAGAACCGGGCACTTTTAAAACTGGCAAGGAGGTCCGTGTGGCAGGAATGTAGGGACAGGGCtcgggggaaggagagagacacaCCGAGGCCATGTCACAGAGGGCCTGGAGAAACCTCACAGGGGCTGCCAAGGAGCCGGCCTTTCCCCCCCGGGCAGTGGGGACCACCGGAGCCCAGGGGGTAGCAGGAAGGGGCTGGCATGCAGGAGAGGACGCAGCTCCCCGCCCCTCGTGGGTCACTCCCGTCTGGGTGCCACTTGCCGATGTCCTTCCCCTTCAGAGTGcagtgagagggagggagggaaagagggtgtatgtgtgagtgtgagtgtgtgtaatgGTCTGCAGGGACCTCAGGTCAGCTTAGGAAGTCACTCTATGAGGAAAGACCCCCACACTCTGTGCACGAAAGAATGAGGAATCTGATCTTCCCACCTATGTCTGAGTCCCTTAAAGACCACCAGTGGCCTGCCAGTTCGGCTCTTTTTGTTTAAGGCCTCATTTAAAGCCTCCAGGCCAACAATAGAGCAGCTGCTTCCCTCTGCTGGCTGCTCATATcaaaccttttctttctctgtgaattcTGTCCGTCTCACAAGGCCTGGCCCATTTGCTGCCTCTTCTGGGAAGCCTCCCCTGACTCCCACTGTGGAATTAATGCCACTCATCTCTGCCTGTCCACAGTTCTCCGAACCTCCCCTGTAGCCCTCACTTGAAGTTGGGATGCCCACCTCAAAAGAGAACGCGCACCCATGCTTCACCCAAATGTTTTGCCCTCAGGCTTGCGCACGGCCCTCCCTTGGGACTGAGGAGCTGCCCGCACATCCACAGACCTGCCGGGGAGGACTCACCGGAGAGGACGTCTGGGGGTGTGAGCTTGTCAGCTGCATCATAGTACTCCTCGTCGGAACTGCCATCCTCCAAGGCCAGTGgcaggcctggggccagggcaTGCAGCGCGGAGCTGGACAGGGCCTCAGACCCTCCCCGCTGGCCCAGGGCTGCTGTGCCCCCACCCTGCCGGGCAGCCGTGCCGTCAGAGCTATCACTCCCGTGGCTGGCGGGGGAGACTTTGGCACACAGGCTGTAGTAGTCAATCTGGCTGCCCTCGTACGGCCGAGGGTCTAGCCTGAGCGCATTCAGTTCCGGCCCCCAGCTGAAGGCCCTAGGAGCAGGGCTCTCAGAAAACTCCGTCTTCTGGCTCTGAGAGTTGGCTCTCTGGGCCAGgtccaggagacagaggaagccACTGGTTTCAACCCTGCTTCTCTCTTCCTGGCTGTCTGAATCAAGACTCTCCGGGAAGCCCGGCAAGCCCAGGTGGAAGAAGCCGGACCTGCTGGAGGAGCAGGCATCCAGGTcatcctcctccagggcgtcCATGGACTCACTGGAGCCGCTGGTCCTGCAGCCGCGGCTCTCGGTGTTGGCCGAGTCGGACGCCTCGGATTCGGCACTGTCTGTTGTGCTGCTGGTCCCGCAAGTGCTTGGGCCCTTCGCAGCCACTGCAGGCGTGGAGCTGTCCCCAGGAGGCTGCTCTTCCTCCGTAAGTGGTCCGCAGGGGCCCGGCTCCGGCAGGCGTCTGTCGGAGAAGGGCTCCAGCACGCAGTCCGCTTCGGAGGACTCCTCGGACTCACTGCAGGCCCGGGACTCGTAGCCTGACACAAGAGTGATGTGACAGGATTGGGGACTGGCAGATGCGCACGTGTCCACCCGCCCCCACGCTGCCTGCCCTCTTATTCTGCAGAGGAGAGAACAGAGGTCCAGCCGGGTGACAGGCCTGGCCCAGGCTACGCTGGCTGACACGGGATCCACAGAACTCCAAATTTCCACGTTCTCCACACAGTGGTCATGCCTCCTTCCCCACATCTATCTGAGCCACCTAAAGAGACAGGATCACCTCCACCTCCAAGGAGAACTATCTGTTTATGAAAACAGCTGGGTATTTAGGTGGTTTGCTACACCCCTCCTAAAAATCTCAGCTCTGTCCTGACTGGGTATCAAAATCAGACGGGGAATCATattagaaaaacaacaacaacatagcctTGGACCTCACCCTGATGCACTGAGTCTAATATCTAGGGAGTGGACCCTTAGAATCTGTATTTTTTACTAACTTTAGGGGGGTCCCGAGGCTGCTAGGCTGGCATCATTCTGAAGCCTGGCCTAGCGACCCACTGGTGCTACAGGGCTTTTAGAAAAGTGCAAAGTGACCCACTGCTGGTACTTGGAAGGATTCACGGTGAGAGCGTTGGGGGGCATTAGGCCAGGTCTCAAACTGCTCATGCACCGTAAACCTCCAGGTGCGATCTGTTTCCAACTtctctctggggacttccctggcggtccagtgggtagcgctccacgcttccactgcagggggcatgggttgatccctggtcagggaattgagATACTGCATGCCAcacaccacagccaaaaaaaaccccaaacaaacaaaaaccccacttCTCTCTGATCACATCACATTGCATGTAAACCTCGGATGGTTCCTCTTGCCTACAGGGAAGGACCTAAGCTCTCCTGCTGAGGCTGGGGGCTCTCACAGGGTGACCCTCAGCAGCCTGGTCGCTCACTGCAGCCTTCCTATCATGGGGAAGCTGGTAGCTCTAGCGACCACAGAGAGCTTCTCAGCCTTCACGCCTCCATTGTGTCCCTCTGCTTCAGAGGATCACTCCTCCCCTTTTTGCCTGGGTGACTTCCCCATGTTCGTCATAACCTATTTCAAACAGGTTGAAATAGGCCTCCTGTGATCACCCTGCCAGACCTCCACAATAGCATGGCTCCACGGGTTGCCATCTCAGAGGCATCATCCCTTGTTAATAAGCTGTGTTAAAGGGAATAGGTACAGGAAGCTCTTCCCTTCTGAATTCTTAGTTTCCTATCAGCCAGCCTCTGAGATGACTTATGCCTGTCTTATCCACATGGAGGAAATGCCATACGATGGTGCGCTGCGGAgcacctctccccacctccacgtTCAGTGTCAGCATGTCAGGGGCTTGAAATGTTATCTTTGACAGTAAAACAAGATGTCACTTATTTGTTTAGAAAGTATAGCTGACACGGTGGGAGTGTTTATGCCATTGCCAATGTTTAGGCAATTGCTTCAAATCAgggttctgtttcattttgtttcttcccCTGCAGAGACAGCGGTTAAACATTTATCAGCAAACCACTGGGAAGAACGCTGCATCAATTGTGCTGAAGCAAAAGCCTGGTGGAAACTAGGAAAATGTTCACCTAATCTGGCCTCCCCTACTTCATTCCTTACGTCATATGATTTTTACCTCCTATCTCCATGCACCCTGTTCTTATAAACATGTAAGGCAGAGAACGTTTATTATAAttcaagagaagcaaaagagGCATGAGATGAGAAGTTAGGTCAGCTATACTTTCTAAACAAAGAAGTGACACCTTGTTTTACTGTCAAAGATAAAATACTGTGGATCTTAGAGATGATTTTAGGTAAGACTACAGGGAATCAGAGACCTTCCACAGCCTTCCTTGGCTTTATGGGACTCTCAGGTACAAAGAAATCCTCTCTATTTAGGATTTTGGACAGATTGGCTGTTTACCAAGCAAGGAATGGAGAAACAGCTCTCATCCCCTTGAGTGGAAGCCTCAGTTCCACTCAATGCACCATCCCGTTTTCAGGCTGCCTTGACCTACAAGGCAGTGAAGTGGGCCTGTCCTCACTGGGTCCAAGCCTTAGCACCTCACCTTCTTCAGCAGACACCCGGTGCACATGCTGTTTGTTTCCCGGCCAGAGGAAAACGGAGGTCACCGGGTCCACAAACAGCCTGTAGTACCCAGCAATCAGGCAGGCTAGGTCTTTTGCACTGTTGGATTCCAGCAGCAAAGTCAGAACCTTTGAAGGTAAACAGGCTCTTAGGCGCATAAAGGGCTAAGGCTGGCAACAAGGGATACAAAGTCTGAAGGCTGGCAGCAAGCGATAGAAAGGGCAACCAGACCATGCAGGGCCCATGAGAGATTTCAGGTAAATCCAGCCACGGTCCATAGACAGGCCCCCTGGTGTCCCGACAATATACCTGTTCTCACCTACAAGATCTGAaatgagtatgcacacacacagccacacaagCACTCCCACATGCAGTGGCTTCCTCCCATCCAGTCTCCACAGTGTCTCCTGTCctaccccaaccccagccccccATCCCAACCACCCCACCCTGCTCATTCATGCCATGGGGCCTGTCCAAGACCTgacctagaaaagaaaaaggagcagGATCGagtagagaaggaaggagagggggatAAGAAGAAGGAAGCACCAGTCCTGAGCATGTTGGGATTAAGTCAAAGGAAGCAGGATAGACATAGGACCTTCCAGAGCGGTACACTGATCTATTTTAATTGCTGTCACCCCAAATCTTGGGCAGCCATTCTGGTCTAATGTGTGTGATAATACCCTCTGATGCTCCCATCTAGGTTGCTGAACCTGTCAGGAAAGTACACGGTCAAGCTcagtttatagaaaaaaaaaaacctttgaggACCTGCCCGGGAAAATGCACCCTGTTCATTACTTTCCCTTTGATGGGACAGGATGGACAATTCCATCTCTTAAGAAAATGTTGGACAGGAGACTCTGTTAACATCCAAACTCACATAAACTACCCTCAAGTAATTTAGCCCCAGATTCCAGAAGCTGGATTCAAACTTCCTTCCCCATCATTACCTTGACATCCTGAAGATACACTTTGACCATGCTCACTTTCTCAGACTCTTCTGTCAGCTCTACACGGCTGATGTTGGCAAACTCTGCCAACGTGGACATGATGTTGAGTTTGCTATTGATAATTTGGCTAATGCCGTACTTGGCTCCAACCAGAAGGGCAATGTAGGATTCTCTGTCCTGTAACTGCAGAGGGCAGGAAGGGGAATTAGTTTCCATTCACAAGCTAGGGAAAATACATTATACACGTAGGACATGATACCTCTCTCTGCAAACCCCTCACCACCACTCCTCTAGATGACCAAGTTAGGTGATAGCCTAACCTGGGCCCCCTCTACAGATAAACTCAGTATAAATTTATCTCCCATAATACTCTTCACAATAGAGGATCCAACCACGGGACTTTTACCTGTCACATAAACACAACCATATACTTTCACACCTATGTGCCTAAATTCACATTGTGCCCTCCACTTGGAATCCCTTGTTATCATTGCCTATTGAAAACCCACCCTTTTTGAGAACCTTCCATCAACACCTACTGCCCATTGAAAAACGCCACCTGATTTGCTCCTCAAACCAGAACAGTCCTTTTCTCTGTTGATTCCACACCACGTCCTCTGTCCTTCTCAGACAGCATGGGATTAGTCTAGGACTAGGATTTCTAAGACTTCTAAGATCAGACTTCTTACTGTTATTATTTGTATTTGAGTTGCATATTCCATTAAGGTCCCTGACAACAGAGTCTGTGTATGTCTATGTCTGTACCTCCAGTGACCAGCAAGCACCCTGAGCCAGCTCAATGTAACTGGTTTCTTCTCCCACTCCCAGGTCTTTCCTTAGACATGAAAGGTAAAGAGGAGTTGGAGACAGGAACCATAAAGTTGGCAGAGGGCAGGATTAGCCCTAGAGAAAAGTGGGTAGTTTTTCTTGTACCTTCAAGTTTCCTTTCTGTGATCTACTGTCTTTTCCACCATTTAGTCCACGACTTGTACAAAGACAGGACCAATTTTTCTCTTCCCCAAACAATCAGATgcacttcctttctttcaaaacatcaattctcttTTTCCATCTACATTGTTAGGTCAGCAGCCTAATTAAATTAACCCATCACTGTAAATGACTAAGAAGCACACCAAATCCACTGAAAGGAgctttgctattattattattttttttaaatctctaattGGTAAATTGTCTGGCTTTGTGCCTGAGGGTTCTGGAGCTGAGTGGTGGGGGCAGAATTCCCTTAAGCCACATCCCACATCACCGACTGCACCAGAGCACAGAGCTCCAGGCCTAGGCTCCAAAAAGCAGACCAAGGGGGGAATGGGTGACCCAGCAGAGGACTCTTTTCCTTGCTTTCCCTTCTCAGGTCCACTCCTCACTTCTTCCCTCCTGAATAATCAGGGCCCCAGCCTCCAGTCTGACATTCTTATCTTCTCTTCAtgatttcccttttttcctcttcacCTTCACATACCCAAAGCTCCAGGGTAAACTGATCACAGTATCTTGCCCTCAAAATCTGGCCCAATGCaatcttcttcttttccttagtcccttctccttccccactcAACCCGAAGCTGGCAGTGGTGGTCTCCGTCTTTGACTTCCCAGTAATGGTCCCGTGCCTCTCATGGCTTTGCTCAGCCCTGTTTGGTGCCTCGTTGCATCGTTTGAGGATGGGAGCTGTGTCTCATTCAGCGCTGCCTCCCCCAGCATCTGTCAGAGGGCTGGTGTCAAGCAATGGCATGACAGATGCTCCCTGACGTCATAATGTTCACTTTCCCAAACAAATTCTAGTCCATGACAGTCCTCAGGGATTTTAGACTACAAGATACATTGATGTTCAGAGACTCTCTTGCATCCCTTATAAGAAGTTCTTTAATACATACCATTAAAGTAGCATTAAAGATTTTCCCACCATACGTCTTGAGTTCCCCAAGGATCTGTAGATAATTTAAACGCAGCTGGGCAGCAGAAATAAGTTGCTTAAAtaagggtgaaaaaaaaagaaaacaaaaaaagactgttGAAGTCAGAGCTATTCATTTGCCTAAAATGCAGGCAATGTTGAAAATTCTCTCCCTGAGGTTTCACAACAGTCAGCATGTGGTTGGCAGGGGCTGTGGCTAAATTACCTTCTGTCTGGGTTCCAGCAAGTTCTGGTTCCTCTTCATGTGGAAGCTGATGGCTTTCTTGATGTCTTTTCCTTTCATGTTTCGTAGTAAAGTTGGAGATATAAAGTTCTCGATTCCCCAATCCTTCCTGCCATGAGACATTGGAGACAAGGAGGCTCATGTCTACAGCGAACTTGA
It contains:
- the FRMPD1 gene encoding FERM and PDZ domain-containing protein 1, with amino-acid sequence MEELETSLFQTRKAQRIEQMVARWLRRSRDSSARAKVATADGPPGIPTQTIIPVKHTVKIDKDTLLQDYGFHISESLPLTVVSVTAGGSAHGKLFPGDQILQMNDEPAEDLSCERAVNILREAEDSLSITVVRCTSGAPKSSFLTEEKRARLKTNPVKVHFAEEVLVSGHGQGNSLLCMPNVLKLYLENGQTKAFKFEAHTTVKDIILTVKEKLSIRSTEYFALVLEEQYSVSRLHLLHEEELIQQVVEREESHDCRCLFRVCFVPRDPLDLLKEDPVAFEYLYLQSCSDVLQERFAVEMKCSSALRLAALHIQERTYACAQPQKISLKYIEKDWGIENFISPTLLRNMKGKDIKKAISFHMKRNQNLLEPRQKQLISAAQLRLNYLQILGELKTYGGKIFNATLMLQDRESYIALLVGAKYGISQIINSKLNIMSTLAEFANISRVELTEESEKVSMVKVYLQDVKVLTLLLESNSAKDLACLIAGYYRLFVDPVTSVFLWPGNKQHVHRVSAEEGYESRACSESEESSEADCVLEPFSDRRLPEPGPCGPLTEEEQPPGDSSTPAVAAKGPSTCGTSSTTDSAESEASDSANTESRGCRTSGSSESMDALEEDDLDACSSSRSGFFHLGLPGFPESLDSDSQEERSRVETSGFLCLLDLAQRANSQSQKTEFSESPAPRAFSWGPELNALRLDPRPYEGSQIDYYSLCAKVSPASHGSDSSDGTAARQGGGTAALGQRGGSEALSSSALHALAPGLPLALEDGSSDEEYYDAADKLTPPDVLSGLRAASAVETSATGSQNEASPCSPEVSLNPGPDGRQPRRRGGAKKYAKTLRKRRSFLQTDYTCQVSFPLAPSASLESVDDVCYYDREPCLALAAPSPTVSSLQDVQGEPGVLETKALGLLTPLRETKSKNPASRVMEMEPETMETKSVIDSRVSSISAIRLRIDPNHKENSGIAPLTSGVASSPANTPHGLNPGSSGPDTAQAGPPQTSSPFQDLSGSGPRELTVELGNSASPLSSADVNPDRVCLTASPGPHTLAQGDTLELGGVQLETGLGPLFINDMPETAPPDTEPLLSSRDGPKSDECGINSEDTMASLSAEEGQGQLSLEYGREVTNRNDSSSSSGESGKDPGDPKEDGLDVLPQTTGVSAPAGGMAASLFLETPVTGTEQTPPSSPTEPQSREIPGQACQAQEQKLLAELDFNSDFLLRDQTISSAFSLEEVKAEPPNHVTGEDTTPGDIPQRVSLNPGPSLPEPLPCPQEEPHLEGSNHFSVPESKGKRPSICLPAEKSFLCFAPESYPKGSASLRTAPSLGFAGVNETGAPRMGMEQCSCQFSYATCFRGLQPETEEEGRDSEAGPTAPLTSPPSAGSRLSPPWRPARAHSCSAELPTTNSHIWPEYCSRALRQLRDAPASIPEGFIQLMESLLELQGILEASWGNGNKHPPDKCTWHFAESRSRLCTGSQKLLSSCQHVIRMDQTPEEMQSAVRDTFQHLVQLAGLCLQLTDCRRCSGRRREAAGNLRDVVHTYHEFVEAARLTCERGYRDLSVKLLARQCTALTAAVFCLTQKFRASTAL